The window CACGACGAGTACTCGCCCAATCGCCCGGAGAACCGCCTGCTGCACGCCGCCCTGCGCGCCGCCATCGCCATCTCGCGCGCCCAGGAGAACCAGCGGCTGGCCCGCGAACTGTGCTTCGTCTTCGCCGACGTACCGCCGTCGTCGTCGATTTCCGGCGACCTGCGCGCGATCCGCCTGGATCGCGGCATGGCGCACTACGAAGCGGCGCTCGACTGGGCCAGGCTGATCCTGCAGGGCTTCGGCCCGGTCACCAGCGCCGGTGCGCAGCAGGCGCCATCGCTGCTGTTCCCCATGGAGCAACTCTTCGAAGCCTACGTGCGCAAGCACCTCGCCAGCCAGTTGCGCGATGGCCACGTGCTGACGGCCCAGGCCAGCCAGCACCATCTTGTTTCCCACCGGCAGGCGCAATGGTTCCGCCTGAAGCCGGACCTGCTGATCCGCGCCGGCCGCAATACCCGCGTGGTGCTGGACACCAAATGGAAGCTGCTGGACGCGAGCCAGAACACGGCGCGCGACAAGTACCAGCTCAGCCAGGCCGATTTCTACCAGCTCTATGCCTACGGCCACCACTACCTGGACGGCCAGGGCGACCTGGCCCTGATCTATCCGCGCACGGACGCCTTCGCCCAGGCACTGCCCGTGTTCGACTTCCCTCGCACGCCGGGCATGCGGATGTGGGTGCTGCCGTTCTGCCTGAAGACAAAGCGGCTGATGCTGCCGGCGTCGCTCGCATTGGATCAGGTCCTGCAGCGGCCGGCCGACTGAGCGGGCTCGATCCCTACCCGCTCGCCCAGGGCGTTCCTGGTGCCGATATGGCGCGGATATGGCGCCAGCGCTATCGTCAGGATCGTCCTGCCATGCCTGCTGTCTGCTCGGCCTGACAGCCTTCCAGCCTCCACGCTTGGCCGCGCTCGCGGGCCCGTCACGTGCAGCCTCCCGCACCGCCGCTGCTGACGATGGGAAATGTGGTGCTCCCAGTTGGGATTCTTCGGTTCCGCACGATCCGCCGTTGGCCGCAAGATGCCGGGCTGGATCGCGCGCCTGCAGACGGTGCAGCAGGCACGGCGTCGATGCCATCGGTACGCCGACAGGCGCACCGGACTCGCTGCCCGCCATGCTCTGTCTGGCATTCCAAGCCCGCCATTCCCAGCCCGCTAATCCCAGCCCGCTAATCCCAGCCCGCCAATCCATGCCCGAGCCCGCTGAACTGCACTACCGTGTTTCGGAAGACGACTTTGTTGCCGTGCGGCGCGTGCTGGCCTGGCCCCAGGCGTGGGTCCGCCTGCTTGCGCTGGTCATCTACCCCATCGCCGGCGCGGTCTTTGCCGGCGTAGCTTGGTCGCGCGGCGAACTGGTGTGGATGGCCGGCGCGCTGGCCTACGCGGTATCGCCATGGGTATTGCGCTACGCCGTGGCCACGCCGCTGTCACGCCGCTGCTATCGCCGCTCTCCAACGCTGGGCATGGCGGCCACGATGCGCGTCGACGACGATGGCGTGGCCCTGGCCTCCGCCTGCGGCCGGATGCGGCTGCAATGGGCGGACATCGTGCGCTGGTACCAGGACGAGCGGCTGCTGCTGCTGTTCATCCAGCCGAGCTATTGCTTCGTGATTCCCAAGCGTGCCGACGCCGATGGCCACGTCCTGCCGCGCCTGTGCGGGCTGTTGCGGCAGCACCTGGGGCGCGCGCCAGGGTGCCGGACCGGGGCGGCCGCACTGGAGCTCGGCAAGGCACCCTGTCACGCCAAACGCTTACCCCTGTAGACATGCCACCATGCTCACCCCCATGAAATCGACCTCCTTCCTCGCTTCACTCTGCCTCGCTGCCGGCATCACAGCACTCTCCGCCCAGGCGCTCGCCGCGCCGCCTGCCGCCCAGGGAACGGCAGGGGCAGGGGCAGGGGCAATGGCAGCGGCAGCGGCAGCGGCAGAGGCGGAATATGTCCCCACCGCGCAGGACTTCATCGGCCGATGGGAACTCACCGGCGCAGGCCTGCGCCGGCCGCCGGATCTCAAGAGCCCGGAAACGCCGGAGCAGAAGAACGGCGCCGCGGCCTGGCAGCAGACCACGCTGGCCTTCTACCGCGCCTTCGACTACCTGGAAATCAAGCCGGACGGCAGCTTCAATTTCCACCAGCCCGGCGATGGGGCTGCCGCGCGCTGCGTCTGGTGCGGCAAGTGGACGTTCCACGACGGATCGCTCTGGCTGGACCAGGGCACCGGTCCCAGGCTCGACATCTTCGCCCGCCAAGGCGACATGCGCATGAGCTACACGAAGGAGACCGCCGAGGTCTCGTACTACAAATGGCTGGTCTGGTCCTGGACGAAGCTGCCCTGAGCCTGTGACGGTGGTTCACCAGCGGCCGTGGAGAGTTTTGCCGTGCCGCCGGGCTGCATGGCCTTCGGCCCGCCGCGTCGAAGCAGGCGCCAGCTAGCCCGGCCGTTAGCGGTAGTTGGCGGCAGCAGGCGGCAGCCGTGGCCGGAGCCGTTGGACCGGGTGGGCCTGGGCGACAACTACTCGATCCACACCCGGTTCCGCCCCGCCTCCTTGGCCCGGTACAACGCCCGGTCCGCCACCACGAAGGCCTCGCGATACCCCCGATCGCACGGCCCGTTGCGCAAGGTGTGCGAGCCGCCGATGCTCAGCGTCACCCGCCCATACGGCGAGCCCCGATGCGCGATGGCGAAGCGCTCCACACCGGCGCGCACGCTCTCCAGCACCGCGCCCAGCGCCGGCCGCTGCGCCGCGCCCACCAGCAGCGCGAACTCTTCGCCGCCGACGCGGCCGGCCACCATCTGGTGCTTCTCGGCCTCTTCGCGCAGCAGCGCCGACACCTGCCGCAGGCAGGCGTCGCCGGCCGGGTGGCCGTAGGCGTCGTTGTACTGCTTGAACCAGTCCACGTCGATCATCACCGCGCCCAGCCCCTCGCCTGCGCGCGTGTCCTGCCACTGGCGGTGGATGCGCTCCAGCGTCTGGCGGCGGTTGAAGAGCTGCGTGAGCGGATCGACGGCGGCCGCGGTGCGCAGCTTCAGGTCGTTCTCGATCATCGCGCCCAGGTGGCGCAGCGCGTCCACCTGGCGCGGCTCCAGCCGGCGCGGCTGCGGATCGAGCGCGGCCAGCGCGCCCACCACCTCACCGTCCGGCAGGCGGATCGGCACCGCCGCATAGAAACGCGCATGCGGCGCCTCCTGCACCAGCATGCACTCCTGCACCTCGGGCCGCAGCATCGTGTCCTCCACCACGAAGACCCCGCCCGAACGGATCGCGTACTCGCACAAGGAGTTGTGGCGCGGGATGGGCCGCACCGCCAGGCCCGCCTCGCCGCGGTAGTGCTGGTGGTTGCGGTCGATCAGCGTCACCAGCGCCAGCGACGCGCCGGTCGCCACCTTGATGATCTCCGCCGCGTGGCGGAAGCACTCGCGCATCACCTGGTCGTCATGCAGCAGCCACTCGGTGACGGAAGGGGCGGGGTTGTCGCTGGCGGAATCCGAGGCATGTGCTTCAGGAGGCGCTAGGGCGAAGGAGGGCAGCATCTGGCAGCGAGGGCGGGGAGGGCGGGAGTCCGGGTGCCTAACGGCAGTGGGGGGCGAAAGTTTAGCGACGGTGGGGCCCGTGCTGGTCCGAGCGGGGAACGCGCGCGGCAGGGGGAGCGGCAGCCGCTGCGGTGCGGAGGGGCGCCGGCGTCACAGCCTTCCGGCATCGGGCTTTCGGTTGGCAGACATTTGTGAGGGACGTCATTCCTTGGATTGCCGATGCCGTCGCCGCAGCAGTCGCCTTCCATCCGGCGGGTCTCGCCGGCCCGCTTCACCGGAGCCGGGCCGGATGACCGAATGCCGCCGCGGCAGGCCCTACCTCACCGGATGCTGGGCCAGATACAGCAACCATGTCAGCGCCAGCATCAGCAGCAAGGACGCGCAGGCCCAAGCCAGCAGGACCCTTCCCGCCCGAGGCTTGCTGCCCGCAATGGCCAGAAGCACCCCCCAACCGAGCGGCATGGCCACGTACACGGCCAGCGAGGCGCTGGTCAACCAGGGCGGACACGACTCCCGGCACACATCGGTGCCCGCCAGGCGCTCGACAACGCCGACCACCATGTCGAAGACAAGGCCGAGCAATAGCCCGACCAGGAAAAGGAACGCCCGCAGCAAAGCCCGCAGGAGCACGCGAAGGAAAGCCCGCTTCATCATCGGATCTCGAAAAAGAGAATGGTCTTCGCCCGGCGCAGGTCGGAGTACAGCGGAATCCACGGATCCTGGATGCCCAGCGCGAAACGCAGCCCGTTCAGCAAGGAACTCGCCATGCCGTGGTTCGTCAGCCGCGAGCCGTTCCACAGATCGATATGGCCCCCGCTCGCCCGCGCCGCCGACTCCCCGGTCCGCGCCCAATAGCCATCGAAGGCAACGATCCCCGTCCGGCCCCGGATGCGCGCCTGCCAGTCCCTGCCGGTGATGTCCTCCGGCCGCGCCGGCAAGCCGCAGAACGGCCGCCTGGCCAGCCACGAGCCCATCTGGTCGGCACGCACCGCGGTGAACTTGCCATCGAGCAGGATGCGCCCGAACACATTGCCCGGCTTCACCGTGACGTTGGCCGGCGTGAACGACCGCATCTCCACGCCCAGCTTGTGCAAGGTCACGCTCAAGCGGATCGCGCACTGGTTGCCGAAGCCGGGCGGCACCCCGCCGCTGGCGGGATCGCGATACGGGTTGCCGGTGACGTAGCCCTGCCAGAGGTCGGCGAAGGTCACCGTTGGGGTGGAAGGTGGGCAGGCGGGGGCGGCGGAAGCGAGGGTGATTGTCGGGCAGGCCAGGGCGGCACTGGCGAATGAACGGAAGCGGAAGAAGGGCAGGCGCCAAGCGAGAGTCATCGAAGCAAGCTGCCGAGCAGCCATTACGAGCCAGAAGAGAACGGGCGTCCTGCGTGGCAGGACGGCGTTCATTCTCGTTGTGCTTGTGGCCGTGGAAAAGACCAAGGCCCCCCGCTTCAGCGCATTCAGGAACAAGCGCGATCAGTTTCCGACGATTCCGAATTCTGGGCGAATGCGATGGACGTAAAAGGACCGCATTGTCTTTGCGACAGGAGCGCGCTGCGATGCGGAAACCCAAACCGACCAGCCGGCCTTGC of the Cupriavidus malaysiensis genome contains:
- a CDS encoding McrC family protein produces the protein MNALTLHEFDCVVSEAHGATRHAVPERVFAWLESQCFHEGDDRPAWLRPARVDGRRAVQVRHYAGVVQAPCGFQIEVLPKIGRHTSADEARARLIDMLKCLGGFRHLQTAQADLSTVRMPLLDVFIRSFLASVQSVVKRGVRNDYVTHQDNLAALRGKLLMAPHLTQNLARRDRFFTAHDEYSPNRPENRLLHAALRAAIAISRAQENQRLARELCFVFADVPPSSSISGDLRAIRLDRGMAHYEAALDWARLILQGFGPVTSAGAQQAPSLLFPMEQLFEAYVRKHLASQLRDGHVLTAQASQHHLVSHRQAQWFRLKPDLLIRAGRNTRVVLDTKWKLLDASQNTARDKYQLSQADFYQLYAYGHHYLDGQGDLALIYPRTDAFAQALPVFDFPRTPGMRMWVLPFCLKTKRLMLPASLALDQVLQRPAD
- a CDS encoding type VI secretion system amidase effector protein Tae4 gives rise to the protein MNAVLPRRTPVLFWLVMAARQLASMTLAWRLPFFRFRSFASAALACPTITLASAAPACPPSTPTVTFADLWQGYVTGNPYRDPASGGVPPGFGNQCAIRLSVTLHKLGVEMRSFTPANVTVKPGNVFGRILLDGKFTAVRADQMGSWLARRPFCGLPARPEDITGRDWQARIRGRTGIVAFDGYWARTGESAARASGGHIDLWNGSRLTNHGMASSLLNGLRFALGIQDPWIPLYSDLRRAKTILFFEIR
- a CDS encoding sensor domain-containing diguanylate cyclase, giving the protein MLPSFALAPPEAHASDSASDNPAPSVTEWLLHDDQVMRECFRHAAEIIKVATGASLALVTLIDRNHQHYRGEAGLAVRPIPRHNSLCEYAIRSGGVFVVEDTMLRPEVQECMLVQEAPHARFYAAVPIRLPDGEVVGALAALDPQPRRLEPRQVDALRHLGAMIENDLKLRTAAAVDPLTQLFNRRQTLERIHRQWQDTRAGEGLGAVMIDVDWFKQYNDAYGHPAGDACLRQVSALLREEAEKHQMVAGRVGGEEFALLVGAAQRPALGAVLESVRAGVERFAIAHRGSPYGRVTLSIGGSHTLRNGPCDRGYREAFVVADRALYRAKEAGRNRVWIE
- a CDS encoding YcxB family protein — encoded protein: MPEPAELHYRVSEDDFVAVRRVLAWPQAWVRLLALVIYPIAGAVFAGVAWSRGELVWMAGALAYAVSPWVLRYAVATPLSRRCYRRSPTLGMAATMRVDDDGVALASACGRMRLQWADIVRWYQDERLLLLFIQPSYCFVIPKRADADGHVLPRLCGLLRQHLGRAPGCRTGAAALELGKAPCHAKRLPL